From one Populus alba chromosome 17, ASM523922v2, whole genome shotgun sequence genomic stretch:
- the LOC118036126 gene encoding LOW QUALITY PROTEIN: TMV resistance protein N-like (The sequence of the model RefSeq protein was modified relative to this genomic sequence to represent the inferred CDS: inserted 1 base in 1 codon; substituted 1 base at 1 genomic stop codon) — protein MASTSVQGITSSSSSYMYDVFLXFRGKDTRNNFTSHLYTSLEQRGIDVYKDDKKLERGKTIEPALWKAIEESRFSVIIFSRDYASSSWCLDELVKIVQCMKEMGQTVLPVFYDVDPSEVAEQKGQYEKAFGEHEQNFKENLEKVRKWKDCLSTVANLSGWDVRNRNESKSIKIIAKYISYKLSITLPTISNNLVGIDSRLEVLNGYMGEEVGEAIFIGIYGMGGIGKTTVARVVYDRFRLQFEGSSFLANVREVFAEKDGPRRLQEQLLSEILMERANICDSSRQIEMIKRRSQRKKILVVLDDVDDHKQLESLAAETKWFGPGSRIIITSRDKHVLTRNGVARIYEAEKLNDDDALMLFSQKAFENDKPAEDFFDLSKQVVGYANGLPLALEVIGSFLHGRSIPEWRGAINRMNEIPDDKIMKVLLVSFDGLHELDKKIFLDIACFLKGFKVDRITRILDGCGFHASIGIPVLIERSLISVSRDHVWMHDLLQKMGKEIVRCESPEEPGRRSRLWTYEDFCLALMDNTGKEKIKAIFLDMPGIKEAQWNKEAFSKMCRLRLLKINNVQLSEGPEDISNELRFLEWHSYPSKSLPAGLQVDQLVELHMANSSLEQLWYGCKSAVNLKIINLSNSLHLTKTPDFTGIPNLESLILKGCTSLFEVHPSLGYHKKLQYVNLMDCEGIRILPSNLEMESLKVCILDGCSKLEKFPDIVGNMNCLMVLRLDGTGIEELSSSIHHLIGLEVLSMKTCKNLKSIPSSIGCLKSLKKLDLFGCSELENIPENLGKVEGLEEFDVSGTSIRQPPASIFLLKNLKVLSFDGCKRIAESLMDQRLPALSGMCSLEVLDLCACNLREGALPEDIGCLSSLKCLDLSRNNFVSLPKSINQLSGLEMLALEDCTMLESLPEVPSRVQTVYLNGCISLKEIPDPIKLSSSKRSEFICLNCWELYNHNGEDNMGLTMLERYLKGLSNPRPGFGIVVPGNEIPGWFNHQSMGSSISVQVPSFSMGFVACVAFSANGESPSLCCHLKVDARENYPLPMCISYNYIQVLSNHICLFYLSFDRLKELKEWKHESFSNIELTFHFKCKRXIIVVSVCLSSVYITTQPSSAHFIVTSKEAASSFKASLAFSSPYHQWKANVFPSNAVTYLKSDLAMRFIVPAEKEPEKVMAIRSRLFKAIEESGLSIVIFSRDCAYLPWCFEELVKIVGFMDEMRSDTVFPISYDVEQSKIDDQIESCTIVFDKNEENLRENEEKVQRWMDILSEAEISSRSKSLTIHKMQLMLEEQQGHQQWFDEELRQQQQVLQWVQRTIHKMQLMLEEQQGHQQQVQRRQRQLLLQQQQLLQQQRRQLLQLLERQWRRWRWLLRQRRQLPGFWLGI, from the exons ATGGCTTCCACCAGCGTGCAAGGAATaacctcatcttcatcttcatataTGTATGACGTGTTCC ATTTTAGAGGCAAAGACACCCGGAACAACTTTACTAGTCATCTATATACTAGTCTGGAACAAAGAGGCATCGATGTATACAAGGATGATAAGAAGCTCGAGAGAGGAAAGACCATCGAACCTGCTCTCTGGAAGGCCATCGAAGAATCAAGGTTTTCtgtcattatattttcaagagattacGCATCTTCATCATGGTGCTTGGATGAACTTGTCAAGATTGTTCAGTGCATGAAAGAGATGGGGCAAACTGTTCTGCCAGTTTTTTATGATGTGGATCCCTCAGAGGTAGCCGAGCAGAAAGGGCAATATGAGAAAGCCTTCGGTGAGCATGAacaaaatttcaaggaaaacTTGGAGAAGGTCCGGAAATGGAAAGATTGTCTCTCTACGGTGGCTAATCTATCTGGCTGGGACGTCCGGAATAG GAATGAGtcgaaatcaattaaaataattgctaAATACATATCGTACAAACTAAGCATCACTTTGCCAACAATTAGCAACAATCTAGTTGGAATAGATTCTCGTCTAGAGGTATTAAATGGTTATATGGGTGAAGAAGTTGGCGAAGCAATCTTCATAGGGATTTATGGAATGGGTGGCATAGGTAAGACGACTGTTGCAAGGGTAGTGTATGATAGGTTTCGTTTGCAATTTGAAGGCAGCAGCTTCTTAGCAAATGTCAGAGAAGTTTTTGCTGAGAAAGATGGACCCCGCCGTTTACAGGAACAACTTCTTTCTGAAATCTTAATGGAACGTGCTAATATATGTGATTCTTCTAGACAAATTGAAATGATAAAGCGGAGGTCACAACGTAAAAAGATTcttgttgttcttgatgatgtagATGACCATAAACAACTAGAATCCCTGGCTGCTGAGACTAAATGGTTTGGTCCAGGGAGCAGAATTATCATAACAAGCAGAGATAAACATGTGTTGACTAGAAATGGTGTTGCTAGAATTTATGAGGCTGAgaaattgaatgatgatgatgctcttaTGTTGTTTAGCCAGAAAGCTTTCGAAAATGACAAACCTGCTGAAGATTTCTTTGATCTATCCAAGCAAGTCGTGGGTTATGCTAATGGCCTTCCACTGGCTCTTGAAGTTATAGGTTCGTTTTTGCATGGAAGAAGTATCCCTGAATGGAGAGGTGCAATTAATAGAATGAATGAGATTCCTGATGACAAAATTATGAAAGTGCTTCTCGTTAGTTTTGATGGCCTCCATGAATtagataagaaaatatttttagacattGCCTGTTTCCTTAAAGGATTTAAAGTTGATCGAATAACAAGGATACTTGACGGCTGTGGATTCCATGCAAGTATTGGAATACCAGTTCTTATTGAGAGATCTCTTATAAGTGTCTCTCGGGATCACGTCTGGATGCATGATTTATTACAGAAAATGGGTAAGGAAATTGTTCGTTGTGAATCCCCTGAAGAGCCTGGAAGGCGCAGTAGATTGTGGACATACGAGGATTTCTGCCTTGCACTGATGGACAACACA ggaaaagaaaaaataaaagccatTTTCTTAGACATGCCTGGAATAAAAGAGGCACAATGGAACAAGGAAGCCTTCTCTAAAATGTGCAGACTAAGATTGCTCAAAATCAACAACGTGCAACTTTCTGAAGGACCTGAAGATATTTCCAACGAGTTGCGATTTCTTGAATGGCATTCTTACCCTTCAAAATCATTGCCAGCTGGTTTACAGGTGGATCAACTAGTTGAACTTCACATGGCTAACAGTAGTCTTGAGCAATTATGGTATGGGTGTAAG AGTGCagttaatttgaaaatcatcaaTCTCAGCAACTCACTACACCTGACCAAGACTCCAGATTTTACTGGAATTCCAAATCTCGAGAGTCTGATTCTTAAAGGTtgtacaagtttgtttgaggtCCATCCATCACTTGGATATCACAAGAAGCTTCAATATGTGAATCTTATGGATTGCGAAGGTATTAGGATTCTTCCAAGCAACCTTGAAATGGAATCACTCAAAGTTTGCATTCTTGATGGATGCTCAAAACTTGAGAAGTTTCCAGATATAGTAGGAAACATGAACTGTTTGATGGTGCTTCGTTTGGATGGGACAGGTATTGAAGAACTGTCTTCATCAATTCATCATTTGATTGGCTTAGAAGTATTGAGCATGAAAACTTGTAAGAACCTTAAAAGCATTCCGAGTAGCATAGGTtgcttgaaatcccttaaaaaacttgatttgtttgGCTGCTCTGAACTTGAAAATATACCAGAAAATTTGGGGAAAGTTGAAGGTTTGGAGGAGTTTGATGTAAGTGGAACTTCAATAAGACAACCGCCagcatccatttttcttttaaagaatcttAAAGTATTATCTTTTGATGGATGCAAAAGAATAGCTGAGAGTCTTATGGATCAAAGGTTGCCTGCTTTGTCGGGTATGTGTTCTTTAGAAGTACTGGATTTATGTGCTTGCAATCTAAGAGAAGGGGCACTTCCTGAAGATATTGGCTGCTTATCTTCATTGAAGTGTTTAGATCTGAGCCGGAATAACTTTGTTAGCCTGCCTAAGAGCATAAATCAGCTTTCTGGACTTGAAATGCTTGCCTTGGAGGATTGCACGATGCTTGAATCATTGCCTGAGGTTCCATCTAGAGTTCAAACGGTATATTTGAATGGTTGTATAAGCCTAAAAGAAATTCCAGATCCGATAAAGCTAAGCAGTTCCAAAAGATCAGAGTTCATATGTCTTAACTGTTGGGAATTGTACAATCATAATGGCGAAGACAACATGGGGTTGACGATGCTTGAAAGATACCTCAAG GGTTTGTCTAATCCAAGACCTGGATTTGGTATCGTTGTTCCAGGAAATGAAATTCCAGGCTGGTTTAACCATCAAAGTATGGGATCTTCAATTAGTGTGCAAGTGCCTAGTTTCAGCATGGGGTTTGTTGCATGTGTTGCATTCAGTGCAAATGGTGAAAGTCCTTCTCTTTGTTGTCATTTGAAAGTCGATGCAAGAGAGAATTATCCTTTGCCGATGTGTATTAGTTATAACTATATCCAAGTTCTGTCAAATCATATTTGTCTATTCTATCTATCTTTTGATCGTCTGAAAGAGCTTAAAGAATGGAAGCATGAATCCTTTAGCAACATTGAGTTgacatttcatttcaaatgtAAAAGGTGAATAATTGTGGTGTCTGTTTGTTTATCTTCTGTATATATTACAACACAACCATCTTCTGCCCATTTTATTGTTACAAGCAAAGAAGCAGCTTCTTCATTTAAAGCTTCTTTAGCTTTTTCTTCGCCATACCATCAATGGAAGGCCAATGTTTTCCCTAGTAATGCTGTCACCTATTTAAAGTCAGATCTAGCCATGAGATTCATTGTGCCAGCCGAGAAGGAACCAGAGAAAGTAATGGCAATTAGATCAAGACTCTTTAAGGCCATTGAAGAATCAGGGCTGTCAATTGttatattttcaagagattgtgCTTATTTACCTTGGTGCTTTGAAGAGCTTGTCAAGATTGTCGGATTCATGGATGAGATGAGATCGGACACTGTGTTTCCAATTTCTTATGATGTCGAGCAATCAAAGATAGATGATCAAATAGAGAGTTGCACAATTGTCTTTgataagaatgaagaaaatctAAGGGAAAACGAGGAGAAGGTACAAAGATGGATGGATATTCTCAGTGAAGCTGAGATTTCATCTAGATCGAAAAG